Below is a window of Nocardioides sp. S-1144 DNA.
CGCCAAGGCCGACCTGCCGCCCGACGCCGACCTCGACGTCCTGGTCGACGAGGTCTGGTCGCGGATGGAGTTCCGCACGCCGTGGTCGGGCGACCGCGAGCGCGAGGCGGTCGCGGCCGTGCTGGCCCGCTTCGTCGCCTGGCACGGCCGTCCCGACGCGCGCACCGTCATCGCCGTCGAGCCGAAGCTGCGGGCCGAGGTGACCCTGCCCGACGGCGAGGTCGTGCGGCTGCACGGCTACGCCGACCGGCTCGAGCTCGACGAGAGCGGCCGGGTCGTCGTCGTCGACCTGAAGACCGGCAAGTACCCGCCCACCGGCGCCGAGGTCGCCGAGCACGCGCAGCTCGGGCTCTACCAGCTCGCCGTCGACCACGGGGCCGCCGACGAGGCCGCCGCCGAGCACGTCGAGGGGCCGGTGCGCACCGGCGGGGCCGAGCTCGTGCAGCTGCGCCACGGCGACGTCCTGCCGAAGGTGCAGCAGCAGCCCGCGCCGGGGGAGGGCCCCCGCCTCGCGGTGACCCAGCTGGCCCAGGCCGTGGCGACGCTGCGCGCGGAGGACTTCGTGGCCCGCCCCGGCAAGCAGTGCGACCGGTGCTCGTTCCAGGCGATCTGCCCCGACAAGGCCTCCGGGACGGTGCTGTCGTGACCCTCACCTCCGACCCGACGTCCGGCCCGACGTCCGGCCCGACGTCCGGCCCGACGTCCCGGCCCTCCCTGGTCGTCGACACCCCCGAGCGGCTGCGCGACCTGCTGGGGGAGTCGTGGACCTTCAGCGAGGCCCAGTTCACCGCGATCACCGCGCCGCTCGAGCCGGCGGTCGTCATCGCCGGCGCGGGGTCGGGCAAGACCTCGGTGATGGCGGCGCGGGTGGTGTGGCTGGTCGCGACCGGCCAGGTCGCGCCCGCGGAGGTGCTCGGCCTCACGTTCACGACCAAGGCCACCGCCGAGCTCGAGACGCGCATCCGGGAGAGCCTGCGGGGCGCCGGCCTGCTGCCCGAGCGCTCGGCCCCGCGCGACGACGACGACGAGGAGGTCGAGGAGCCGACCGTCTCGACCTACCACTCCTACGCCTCGGCGCTGCTCTCCGAGCACGGTCTGCGGATCGGCCACGAGCCCGACACCCGCCTGATCACCGACGCCAGTCGCTACCAGCTCGCGGCGCGGGCGGTCCAGCGCTACACCGCGCCGGTGGCGCACCTGACCGACTCGCCGCTGCACGTCGTCCGCTACCTGCTCGCGCTCGACGCCGAGATGAGCGAGCACCTGGTGAGCCCCGCCCAGGTGCGCGCGCACGACGCGGCGGCCCGGCCGCTCTTCGAGGCCGGGATGCTCACCGAGCACCGCTCGACCTACCGCGCGAAGAACGAGAAGGCGATCGCGACCATCGACGCGCGCGCCGAGCTGCTCGGCCTGGTCGAGGCCTACCGCGGCCTCAAGGCCCACCTCGGCCTGATGGACTTCTCCGACCAGATCGCGCTCGCCGCCCGCCTCGCCGAGACCTGCCCCGAGGTGGGCGAGGTCGAGCGGGGCAAGTACCGCGTGGTGCTGCTCGACGAGTACCAGGACACCTCGGTCGCCCAGGCGCTGATGCTGAGCCGGCTCTTCTCGGGGGCCGAGGGGCAGCCCGGGCGCGGCCACGCCGTGACCGCCGTCGGCGACCCCAACCAGGCCATCTACGGCTGGCGCGGGGCATCGGTCTCCAACATCCTCGAGTTCGGCCAGGACTTCCCGGCCGTCGACGGCGCCACCACGACCTACCCGCTCGTGGTCAACCGCCGCTCCGACCGGCGGATCCTCGCCACGGCCAACCACCTGGCCGCCGACCTCTACGCGCTGCGCAGCGACCTGCTGCCGCTCGAGCCGACGCCGGGCGCGGCCGAGGGCGACGTCCGCGCCATCGTGCACGAGACCTCCCTCGACGAGCTCGACTGGCTCGCCGAGCAGGTCCTCGCCACCCACGCCGAGCTCGCCGCCGCCCGGGAGGGGCCGGTGTGGAAGGAGATCGGCGTCCTCACCCGCGACAACGCCACCGCGGCAGCGGCCTTCGACGCCCTCACCGCGCGCGAGGTGCCGGTCGAGATCGTCGGACTCAAGGGGCTGCTCCGGCTGCCGGAGGTGGCCGAGGTCGTCGCCACCCTCACCCTGGTCCAGGACGTCACCGCCAACGCCGCCCTGCTGACCCTGCTGGCCGGCCCGCGCTGGGCGATCGGCCCACGCGACCTGGCGCTGCTCGGGCGCCGGGCCGGCGAGCTCGCCGGCGCGCGCACCGGGGCCGAGACCTTCCCCGACGTCCACGAGCAGCTCGTGGCGGCGGTCGAGGGCGCCGACCCGACCGAGATCCCGTCGCTGTGCGACGCCCTCGAGGACCTCGGCGACGCCGGCTACTCGGCCGAGGCCCGCGAGCGGTTCGTCCTGCTGGCCGCCGAGCTGCGCCGGCTCCGCTCCGCGATCGGCGAGCCGATCCTCGACCTGGTCCGCCGGATCATCGACACCACCGGCATCGACGTCGAGCTCGCCTCGTCGGTCAGCCCGGCGGCCGCGGCGCGGCGCGACAACCTCGACCTCTTCGTGCAGGCCGTCGCCGAGTTCCAGGCCGTCGACGGCCAGGTCACCCTCGCCGCGCTGCTCGCCTGGCTCGAGGCCGAGGACGAGCACGGCCAGGGCCTCGACGTCGCGACGCCGTCCGAGGCCGACTCGGTCAAGCTCCTCACCGTCCACCGTGCCAAGGGGCTCGAGTGGGACGCCGTCTTCCTGGTCGGCGTCACCGACAAGAAGTTCCCCACCAGCCGCGGCCGGTCGAGCTGGCTGACGGTGTCGTCGGTGATGCCGACCGCCCTGCGTGGCGACGCCCGCGACCTGCCGCAGCTGGCGGGCCACACGCCCGCCGACATCGCCGACGTCGCCCGGCGCGCCAAGGCCCACGACGCCCTCGAGGAGCTCCGGCTCGGCTACGTCGCCTGGACCAGGGCCCGGCACCTGCTGTGGGTCTCGGCCTGGCGCTGGGCGCCGCACCTCAAGACCGGCAACGGTCCCTCGCCCTACCTCGTGCGGACCCGGGAGGCGATGGCCGGGTGGGGCGGCGAGCCCGACGCCTGGGGCGAGGTCGTCGCCAAGGGCGAGGTCAGCCCCTTCGCCGGGCGGGTGGTCGACCAGCCCTGGCCGATCTCGCACCACACGCCCGAGGTCGAGCGGCGCCTCGACGCCGCCGCCCGGGTCCGGGCCGCCGACCCCGACGCCGGCGACGACCTCGAGGACGTCCTCGAGCTCGACCGGGTCCAGCAGTGGGACGACGAGATCGAGCGGCTCCTCGACGAGGCCGCCCGCGAGCGGGCCTCCGAGATCGTCGTGCCGCTGCCCTCGAGCCTCTCGGCGACGTCCGTGGCGCGGCTGCGCGACGACCCCGACGCCTTCGCCCGCGACCTGGCCCGCCCGATGCCCCGCGCCCCCTCGCCGGCGGCCCGCTTCGGCACCCGGTTCCACGCCTGGGTCGAGGCGCGCTTCGGCCAGCAGCTGCTGCTCGACCCCGACGACCTGCCCGGCCGCGCCGACGCCGGTATCGAGGACGACGCCGACCTGCAGGAGCTCATCGCCGCCTTCGAGCGAGGGCCCTTCGCCGAGCGTCCGCCGCTCGTGGTCGAGCCGTCCTTCGCGCTGGTGCTGGCCGGGCAGGTCGTGCGCGGCCGGATCGACGCGGTCTACGCCGAGGGCGAGGACTTCCTCGTCGTCGACTGGAAGACCGGCCGCGGCGGCGGCACCGACCCGTTGCAGCTGGCGCTGTACCGGCTGGCCTGGGCCGAGCTGCGCGGTGTCGACGTGGAGCGGGTGCGGGCGGCGTTCTACCACGTGCGCAGCGGCCGGCTGGTCGAGCCGGCCGACCTCCCCGGCCGCGACGAGCTGACGAGGCTGCTCGATCTGTGATCGCTAGTTATACTTGCGCGAAGTATCAAGGCGTATCACGGAGGCCGTCATGACGACACCACCCGCGACCGAGGCCCTGCCCGACCCGTACACCCCCGGCCAGGTGCCGCGCGTCCTGGCCGGCCGGGCGGTGGAGCTCGGCCGGATCCGCGACCGCCTCGGTCGCGTCGCCTCCTTCGGGGAGCTGGCCGGGCCGCTGCTGGTCTTCCACGCACCCCGGGGGCTCGGCAAGACCTCGCTGCTGCGCACGGCCGAGCGCGAGGCCGCCGCGATCGGCTTCGCCAGCGCGTGGCTGGCCTGCTCCCGTGAGCGTCCCTTCCTGCCCGAGCTGGTCCGCAGCGTCGAGCGCGCCCTCGACCGGGTCGACCTGCGGGTCGAGTCGCGCCGGCGGTGGCGCGACCGGCTCACGAGCCTGTCGGTCGAGCTCGGCGTCCTCGGGGTGTCGGTCGGCGGCGAGGTCGACGCCACCGGCGACCGCTCGCCCGACGCGGGGGCCGCGCCCATCGGGGCCCTCGAGGACCTCCTGCACGAGGCGGCCCGCGCGGTGCGCGACCGCGGCGGCGCCGGGCTGGTCGTCTTCATCGACGAGCTCCACGCGGCGTCGGCCGACGACCTGGCCACCCTGCTCAACGCCGTCCAGAACCTCGACGGCGACCGCGACGACAACCCGCTGACCGTGGTCACCGCGGGACTGCCGGTCACCCCCGAGGCGATCATCCGGGCCGCCACCTTCGGCGAGCGCAGCGCGTTCGTGCCGCTCGACGTCCTCAGCGACGACGACGCCCGGCAGCTCCTCGTGCTCCCCTCCGACGCCCTCGGCGTCACGTGGGAGGCCGACGCGCTCGAGGCCGTCGTGCGCCGCGTCGGCGGCCATCCCTACCTGCTCCAGCTCGCCGGCAGCTGCACCTGGCAGGCGCTGCGTCCGCGCGCGGGTGCGGTGGTCGACGAGGCCGCCGTCGACGCCGGCCTCCCGGCCGCCGAGGTGCAGCTGACCGCGATGCACGCGGCCCGCTGGGGGTCGGCGACCGAGCTCGAGCGCACCTTCATCAGCGCGATGGCCTCGGTCGGACCCGGCAACGTCACCCGCGCCCGGATCGCCGCGGCGATGGGGGTCGACTCGCGCTCGATCAGCGTCCCGCGCGAGCGGCTCATCGAGAAGGGCATCATCGAGCCCGTCGGACACGGGCTGGTCCGCTTCACCATGCCGGGCTTCGACGCCTGGGTGCGAGCGCGCGGGCAGGACTGAGGCGGTCCTCGCTCAGGCGCCGAGGGCGTCGGCGTCGAGCGTGCCGGCGTCGGAGGCGAGGGCGGCGACCACCCCGCGGGCCGCCACCCGGCCGGCCCGGTTGGCGCCGATGGTGCTGGCCGAGGGGCCGTAGCCCACGAGCTGGACCCGCGGGTCGGCGACGGCGGTGGTGCCCTCGAGCCGGATGCCACCGAGCGGGCTGCGCAGGTGCAGCGGGGCGAGGTGCCCGACGGCCGGTCGGAAGCCGGTGGCCCAGAGGATCGCCTGCGCCGGCTCGAAGGAGTCGGGCCAGCGCACGCCGTCCGGCTCGACGGAGGAGAACATCGGGCGCCGGACGTAGGCGCCGACCGCCTCGGCCGCCCGCTCCTGCTCGCGGAGCGCGAGCCCGGTCACGCTCACCACGCTCGCCGGCGGCAGGCCCTGGCGCACCCGCTCCTCGACGAGCGCGACGACGGCCCGGCCGACCTCGGGGGTGAAGTCGTCGGTGCGCCACACGGGCGGACGCCGCGTCACCCAGACGGTGTCGGTGACGAGCGCGACCTCCCCGAGCAGCTGCACCGCGGACGCGCCGCCGCCCACCACGACGGTGCGCAGGCCGCGGAACGCCTCCGCGCCGGGGTAGTCGGCGGTGTGCCACTGCGGGCCCGCGAAGCCCGACGCCCCGGGGTAGTGCGGCACGAACGGCTGGGACCAGGTGCCGGTCGCGTTGACCACCGTGCGCGTCGTCCACGTCCGCTCGCCGGCGCGGACGACGAGCAGGCCCTCGTCGGTGTCGTCGACCCGGTCGACGCGCACCGGACGGACGACCGGCAGGTGGTGCTCGCGCTCGTACGTCGCGAAGTACGCCGGGACCGCGACGTTGGCCCGCTCCCCGCCGTCGGGCTCCGGGCGGGCGCTGTCGGGGAGGGCGGCGACGCCGTGCACGTCGGCCATCGAGAGGGAGTCCCAGCGGTGCTGCCAGGCACCACCCGGTGCGGCGTCGGCGTCGAGGACGACGTGCCGGACGTCGCGCCGTTGCAGGTGGTAGGACGCCGAGAGCCCGGCCTGCCCGGCCCCGATGACGACGCTGTCGTAGACCTCCACGTCCTCTGGAACGCCGCCGCCGCGCGGCTTACTCCCCGTGGCCCCCTTCGCCCCCGGCGCCGGGAGCGACGCCGCTCCCGAGCGCCGCGGTGAGGGCGACCTCGACCATCCGGCCGAAGGTCTGCTCGCGCTCGTGGGCCGTGGTCTCCTCCCCGGTGACGACGTGGTCGGAGACGGTGCAGACGGCCAGCGCGCGCCGGCCGTGGCGGGCGGCGATCGTGTAGAGCGCGGCGGCCTCCATCTCCACGGCGAGGACGCCGTGGTCGACCATCCGCGTGGCCAGCTCGGGGCGCGAGGCGTAGAACGAGTCGCTGCTGAACACCAGCCCGACGTGGGCCTCGGGCGCGGCGGCCGCGGCGTCGCGCAGCAGGCCGAAGTCGGCCACCGGCGCGTAGTCGAGACCCTCGAAGGTGATCCGGTTCATCGAGGAGTCGGTGCAGGCGCCGGAGGCGATCACCAGGTCGCGGATGCCGAGCCGCTCGGTGAGCGCGCCGCACGAGCCGACCCGGACGATCGTCTGCACGTCGTACTCGCGGATGAGCTCGGTGGCGTAGATCGCGCACGAGGGCTGACCCATGCCCGAGCCCTGCACCGACACGTGGTGCCCGCGCCAGGTGCCGGTGTAGCCGTACATGCCCCGGACCTCGGAGTAGCAGGCGACGTCGTCGAGGAAGGTCTCCGCGATCCAGCGGGCCCGGAGCGGGTCGCCGGGCATGAGGACGACGGGGGCGATGTCGCCGGGGGCGGCGCCGATGTGGGTGCTCACCGGGGCAGCCTCTCACCCCCGTCGTCCGGCGGGCCCGGGCCGGGAGGTCGCGGTCGGGTGGGGACGGGGCGCCGGGTGCCCGTTGGGCGCGGCTCCTAGGCTCGGCTGGTGACCTACCCGCACCAGATGCTCTCCGCCGAGCCCCACGACCGCCTCGGGGAGCACCGCAACGACCAGGGCTGGCTCGACACCCGCTGGGCCGACCCGACCTCCCGCGTCCTCGTCGTCTCGGGCACCCGCGTCCGCCCGGTCGAGGGTGCGCTGCCCTGGGTCGCGACCGACGAGGCCCCCGACGGCGTCCGCGTGCTGCTGGGCGAGCGCGACGGGACGACGTCCTGGGCGGTGATCGTGGGACCCGAGGCGGCGGCGTCCCAGGAGGGGGAGTGGTACCCGCTGCGCGGGCTGCTGCCGGCGCTGGCCGGGGGGACCCGCGCCGACGCCCCGCTGGTCTTCCACGCCCTCGGCCTCGCCGAGTGGCACTGGGCCACCCGGCACTGCCCCCGCTGCGGTGGCGCGCTCGCCTCTCGCGCCGCCGGGCACGAGCTGCGGTGCACCGAGTGCGGCAAGACGCAGTTCCCGCGCACCGACCCCGCGGTCATCATGCTGATCAGCACCGGCGAGCCCGGCACCGACGAGGAGCGCTGCCTGCTCGGTCGGTCGCCGCAGTGGCCGCCCGGCCGGTTCTCCACCCTGGCCGGCTTCTGCGAGCCGGGGGAGAGCCTCGAGGACGCCGTGCGCCGCGAGGTCGCCGAGGAGGCCGGCATCGTCGTCGGCGAGGTCGCCTACTTCGGCAACCAGCCGTGGCCGCTGCCGCAGAGCCTGATGCTCGGCTTCCTCGGGCGCGCCGTGTCGACCGACATCCAGGTCGACGCCCGCGAGATCGAGGACGCCCGCTGGTTCACCCGCGCCGAGATGCGCGACCAGGCCGAGGCCGGCACCCTCGTGCTGCCCGGCGGCATCTCGATCAGCCGCTCCCTCATCGAGCACTGGTACGGCGGAGAGCTCCCCGGCCAGTGGTGACCCGTCGCTGATCACTGACGGGTCGACGAGAAACCTCCGCTGACCCGTCGCTGATCACTGACGGGTCAGCGAGCAATCCCTGCTGACCCGTCGCTGATCACTGACGGGTCGGCGAACAAAGCCCGCTGACCCGTCAGTGATCAGCGACGGGTGGGTCAGGCGAGGCTGGCGACCTTGGCCTTCACCTGGGCGAGGGAGGGGTTGGTCTGGGCGGTGCCGTCGGAGTAGACCAGGGTCGGGACGGTCTGGTTGCCGTTGTTGGCGGTCTCGACGATCTTCGCGGCCTCGGGGTGCTGCTCGATGTCGACGACGTCGTAGGTGATGCCCTCGCGGTCGAGCTGGCTGCGCAGGCGGTGGCAGTAGCCGCACCACGGCGTGGAGTACATCGTGAAGTTGGTGCTGGCCTGGTCGGCGTTGTCCGGCATGCTGGAGTGTCCCCTCGGGCGTCTAGGGTCGGATCGTTCGTCACCGAAGCCAACCACGCTCGCCGAGGAGTTGTTCCACCGTGCCGCCGTCCAGCGACGACCTGCTCTCCGCGCTCGACCCCGAGCAGCGCGAGGTCGCCGAGACGCTGCGCGGTCCGGTCCGGGTGCTCGCCGGTGCCGGCACCGGCAAGACCCGCGCGATCACCCACCGCATCGCCCACGGCGTCGCCTCCGGCGTGTACGTGCCCACCGAGGTGCTCGCGGTCACCTTCACCACCCGGGCGGCCGGCGAGATGCGCGCCCGGCTGCGCCGGCTGGGCGCACCGACGGTGCAGGCCCGCACCTTCCACTCCGCCGCGCTGCGCCAGCTGCGCTACTTCTGGCCGCACGTCCACGGCACCGAGCTGCCGACGCTGGTGGAGTCGAAGATCCCGATCGTGGTCGGGGCCGCCCGCCAGCTGCGGATGCGCACCGACCAGGCGATGCTGCGCGACCTCGCCTCCGAGATCGAGTGGGCCAAGGTGAGCAACGTGCGCCCCGACGACTACGTCGAGGTCGCCGCGGCGCGCGGCCGGAGCGTCGCCCAGCTCGAGGCCGACCAGGTCGCGCGGGTCATCGGCGCCTACGAGGACGTCAAGCGCGAGCAGGGCCGGATGGACATGGAGGACGTCCTGCTGCTCACCGCCGGCGTGCTCGCCGAGGACGAGCGGGTGGCCGCCCAGGTCC
It encodes the following:
- the deoD gene encoding purine-nucleoside phosphorylase; this encodes MSTHIGAAPGDIAPVVLMPGDPLRARWIAETFLDDVACYSEVRGMYGYTGTWRGHHVSVQGSGMGQPSCAIYATELIREYDVQTIVRVGSCGALTERLGIRDLVIASGACTDSSMNRITFEGLDYAPVADFGLLRDAAAAAPEAHVGLVFSSDSFYASRPELATRMVDHGVLAVEMEAAALYTIAARHGRRALAVCTVSDHVVTGEETTAHEREQTFGRMVEVALTAALGSGVAPGAGGEGGHGE
- a CDS encoding NAD(P)-binding domain-containing protein, which gives rise to MEVYDSVVIGAGQAGLSASYHLQRRDVRHVVLDADAAPGGAWQHRWDSLSMADVHGVAALPDSARPEPDGGERANVAVPAYFATYEREHHLPVVRPVRVDRVDDTDEGLLVVRAGERTWTTRTVVNATGTWSQPFVPHYPGASGFAGPQWHTADYPGAEAFRGLRTVVVGGGASAVQLLGEVALVTDTVWVTRRPPVWRTDDFTPEVGRAVVALVEERVRQGLPPASVVSVTGLALREQERAAEAVGAYVRRPMFSSVEPDGVRWPDSFEPAQAILWATGFRPAVGHLAPLHLRSPLGGIRLEGTTAVADPRVQLVGYGPSASTIGANRAGRVAARGVVAALASDAGTLDADALGA
- a CDS encoding AAA family ATPase encodes the protein MTTPPATEALPDPYTPGQVPRVLAGRAVELGRIRDRLGRVASFGELAGPLLVFHAPRGLGKTSLLRTAEREAAAIGFASAWLACSRERPFLPELVRSVERALDRVDLRVESRRRWRDRLTSLSVELGVLGVSVGGEVDATGDRSPDAGAAPIGALEDLLHEAARAVRDRGGAGLVVFIDELHAASADDLATLLNAVQNLDGDRDDNPLTVVTAGLPVTPEAIIRAATFGERSAFVPLDVLSDDDARQLLVLPSDALGVTWEADALEAVVRRVGGHPYLLQLAGSCTWQALRPRAGAVVDEAAVDAGLPAAEVQLTAMHAARWGSATELERTFISAMASVGPGNVTRARIAAAMGVDSRSISVPRERLIEKGIIEPVGHGLVRFTMPGFDAWVRARGQD
- a CDS encoding mycoredoxin, with product MPDNADQASTNFTMYSTPWCGYCHRLRSQLDREGITYDVVDIEQHPEAAKIVETANNGNQTVPTLVYSDGTAQTNPSLAQVKAKVASLA
- a CDS encoding ATP-dependent DNA helicase; the encoded protein is MTLTSDPTSGPTSGPTSGPTSRPSLVVDTPERLRDLLGESWTFSEAQFTAITAPLEPAVVIAGAGSGKTSVMAARVVWLVATGQVAPAEVLGLTFTTKATAELETRIRESLRGAGLLPERSAPRDDDDEEVEEPTVSTYHSYASALLSEHGLRIGHEPDTRLITDASRYQLAARAVQRYTAPVAHLTDSPLHVVRYLLALDAEMSEHLVSPAQVRAHDAAARPLFEAGMLTEHRSTYRAKNEKAIATIDARAELLGLVEAYRGLKAHLGLMDFSDQIALAARLAETCPEVGEVERGKYRVVLLDEYQDTSVAQALMLSRLFSGAEGQPGRGHAVTAVGDPNQAIYGWRGASVSNILEFGQDFPAVDGATTTYPLVVNRRSDRRILATANHLAADLYALRSDLLPLEPTPGAAEGDVRAIVHETSLDELDWLAEQVLATHAELAAAREGPVWKEIGVLTRDNATAAAAFDALTAREVPVEIVGLKGLLRLPEVAEVVATLTLVQDVTANAALLTLLAGPRWAIGPRDLALLGRRAGELAGARTGAETFPDVHEQLVAAVEGADPTEIPSLCDALEDLGDAGYSAEARERFVLLAAELRRLRSAIGEPILDLVRRIIDTTGIDVELASSVSPAAAARRDNLDLFVQAVAEFQAVDGQVTLAALLAWLEAEDEHGQGLDVATPSEADSVKLLTVHRAKGLEWDAVFLVGVTDKKFPTSRGRSSWLTVSSVMPTALRGDARDLPQLAGHTPADIADVARRAKAHDALEELRLGYVAWTRARHLLWVSAWRWAPHLKTGNGPSPYLVRTREAMAGWGGEPDAWGEVVAKGEVSPFAGRVVDQPWPISHHTPEVERRLDAAARVRAADPDAGDDLEDVLELDRVQQWDDEIERLLDEAARERASEIVVPLPSSLSATSVARLRDDPDAFARDLARPMPRAPSPAARFGTRFHAWVEARFGQQLLLDPDDLPGRADAGIEDDADLQELIAAFERGPFAERPPLVVEPSFALVLAGQVVRGRIDAVYAEGEDFLVVDWKTGRGGGTDPLQLALYRLAWAELRGVDVERVRAAFYHVRSGRLVEPADLPGRDELTRLLDL
- the nudC gene encoding NAD(+) diphosphatase, giving the protein MTYPHQMLSAEPHDRLGEHRNDQGWLDTRWADPTSRVLVVSGTRVRPVEGALPWVATDEAPDGVRVLLGERDGTTSWAVIVGPEAAASQEGEWYPLRGLLPALAGGTRADAPLVFHALGLAEWHWATRHCPRCGGALASRAAGHELRCTECGKTQFPRTDPAVIMLISTGEPGTDEERCLLGRSPQWPPGRFSTLAGFCEPGESLEDAVRREVAEEAGIVVGEVAYFGNQPWPLPQSLMLGFLGRAVSTDIQVDAREIEDARWFTRAEMRDQAEAGTLVLPGGISISRSLIEHWYGGELPGQW